One region of Glycine max cultivar Williams 82 chromosome 9, Glycine_max_v4.0, whole genome shotgun sequence genomic DNA includes:
- the LOC100799494 gene encoding receptor-like protein EIX2 isoform X1 has translation MVCFTLQISVVLLLLLYAMTFHKGICSTSCNAKDQSALLIFKRGVVDRSNMLSSWSNEEDCCAWKGVQCDNMTGRVTRLDLNQENLEGEINLSLLQIEFLTYLDLSLNAFTGLSLPSTLNQSLVTPSDTHANFSSLKYLDLSFNEDLHLDNLQWLSQLSSLKYLNLSLISLENETNWLQTMAMHPSLLELRLASCHLKNISPSVKFVNFTSLVTLDLSGNYFDSELPYWIFNLSNDISHIDLSFNTIQGQIPKSLLNLQNLKYLGLDNNEFTGPIPDWLGEHQHLQHLGLIENMFSGSIPSSLGNLTSLNQLTVSSDLLSGNLPNTIGQLFNLRRLYIGGSLSGVLSEKHFSKLFNLESLALNSNFAFDLDPNWIPPFQLHEISLRNTTLGPTIPEWLYTQRTLDILDISYSGISSINADRFWSFVSNIGAILLSHNAISADLTNVTLNSGYIFMSHNNFTGGIPRISTNVSIFDISSNSLSGPISPSLCPKLGREKSLLSYMDLSYNLLTGVVPDCWENWRGLLFLFLNSNKLGGEIPPSMGLLDGLIEMDLQKNNLFGKFSLDMSNFTSLVFINLGENNFSGVLPTKMPKSMQVMILRSNQFAGKIPPETCSLPSLSQLDLSQNKLSGSIPPCVYNITRMDGARAASHFQFSLDLFWKGRELRYEDTGLLKNLDFSTNNLSGEIPPELFSLTEVLFLNLSRNNLMGKIPSKIGGMKNLESLDLSNNHLSGEIPAAISNLSFLSFLNLSYNDFTGQIPLGTQLQSFEAWSYAGNPKLCGLPLTKNCSKEENYDKAKQGGANESQNTSLYLGMGVGFVVGLWGLWGSLVLNRAWRHKYFRLLDRILDWIYVFVALKINKFGELRASSR, from the coding sequence aTGGTTTGCTTCACATTACAAATTTCAGTTGTTTTGCTACTTTTGCTATATGCAATGACATTCCACAAAGGCATTTGTAGCACAAGTTGCAATGCAAAGGATCAATCTGCACTGCTAATCTTCAAACGCGGTGTGGTAGACCGTTCCAACATGCTCTCCTCTTGGTCCAATGAAGAAGATTGTTGTGCATGGAAAGGAGTCCAATGTGATAACATGACAGGCAGAGTTACAAGGCTTGATCTGAACCAAGAAAACCTGGAAGGTGAAATCAACCTATCTCTGcttcaaattgaatttttaacttACTTGGACTTGAGCTTGAATGCCTTTACAGGTCTAAGTCTTCCAAGCACCCTCAACCAATCACTAGTCACACCCTCCGATACACATGCTAACTTCTCTAGCCTCAAGTATCTAGACTTGTCCTTTAATGAAGATCTTCATTTGGATAATCTTCAATGGCTTTCTCAACTTTCTTCATTGAAATACCTCAATCTCAGTTTAATTAGTCttgaaaatgaaacaaactGGCTTCAAACTATGGCCATGCATCCTTCTCTTTTGGAGTTGAGATTGGCAAGTTGTCATCTAAAAAATATCAGCCCTTCTGTCAAGTTTGTGAATTTTACTTCACTTGTGACTCTTGACCTGTCTGGGAACTATTTTGACTCTGAATTACCTTATTGGATTTTTAATCTTAGCAATGACATCTCCCATATTGACCTTAGCTTCAATACTATTCAGGGTCAAATACCCAAGAGTTTGTTAAATCTTcaaaatcttaaatatttaGGATTGGATAACAATGAATTTACTGGACCTATTCCAGATTGGTTGGGGGAACATCAACATCTGCAGCATCTTGGTCTGATTGAGAACATGTTTTCCGGTTCCATTCCTTCAAGTCTAGGAAATCTCACATCCTTGAACCAATTAACTGTTAGCTCCGATTTGTTGAGTGGTAATCTTCCAAACACCATTGGCCAACTCTTTAACTTGAGGAGACTATACATTGGAGGTTCCTTGTCTGGTGTTCTATCTGAAAAGCATTTTTCCAAACTCTTCAATTTAGAATCACTTgccttgaattcaaattttgcaTTTGATTTGGATCCCAACTGGATTCCTCCTTTTCAGCTTCATGAAATTAGCTTGAGAAATACAACTCTAGGTCCTACAATTCCAGAATGGCTATACACACAGAGGACACTAGATATTCTAGATATTTCTTACTCCGGAATTTCATCCATAAATGCAGACAGGTTTTGGAGCTTTGTATCCAATATTGGAGCAATTCTCTTGTCCCACAATGCAATTAGTGCTGACTTAACAAATGTCACTCTAAATTCTGGTTACATATTTATGTCTCACAATAATTTCACAGGAGGGATCCCACGTATATCAACAAATGTCTCCATCTTTGATATATCTAGCAATTCCTTGTCTGGACCAATTTCCCCTTCATTGTGTCCTAAATTGGGTAGGGAAAAAAGTTTGTTGAGTTACATGGATTTATCATATAATCTTTTGACTGGAGTAGTTCCTGATTGTTGGGAGAATTGGAGAGGtttacttttccttttcctaaaCAGCAATAAGCTAGGTGGTGAAATCCCCCCATCAATGGGTTTGTTAGATGGACTCATTGAAATGGATCTGCAGAAGAACAACTTGTTTGGTAAGTTTTCACTAGACATGTCAAACTTTACATCATTGGTATTCATCAATCTTGGAGAGAATAATTTTTCTGGAGTTCTACCAACAAAGATGCCAAAGAGCATGCAAGTGATGATATTGAGGTCCAACCAATTTGCTGGCAAGATTCCACCAGAAACATGCAGTCTCCCTTCTCTATCACAACTTGATCTTTCGCAAAACAAACTTTCTGGATCTATTCCTCCTTGTGTCTACAACATTACTCGGATGGATGGTGCAAGAGCTGCGAGTCATTTTCAGTTCAGCCTCGATTTGTTTTGGAAAGGTCGAGAGTTGCGGTATGAAGACACTGGACTGTTGAAAAATCTTGACTTTTCAACAAACAACCTGTCCGGAGAAATCCCGCCTGAACTTTTTAGCCTCACTGAAGTGTTGTTCTTGAACTTGTCTAGAAATAATTTAATGGGAAAGATACCAAGCAAGATTGGTGGCATGAAAAATTTGGAGTCCCTTGATCTCTCCAACAATCATCTTTCAGGGGAAATTCCTGCAGCCATCTCTAATCTTTCTTTCCTAAGTTTTCTCAACCTGTCATACAATGATTTCACTGGACAAATACCATTAGGGACTCAGCTTCAGAGTTTTGAGGCATGGAGCTATGCTGGGAATCCCAAACTTTGTGGACTTCCCTTAACAAAGAATTGCTCTAAGGAAGAAAATTATGACAAGGCAAAGCAAGGAGGAGCAAACGAGTCTCAAAATACGTCACTCTATCTTGGAATGGGAGTTGGCTTTGTTGTCGGCTTATGGGGACTTTGGGGTTCTTTGGTCCTCAATAGAGCATGGAGACACAAGTATTTTCGGTTGCTGGATCGTATTCTAGACTGGATTTATGTGTTTGTAGCTCTCAAGATAAATAAGTTTGGTGAATTAAGGGCAAGTTCTAGATGA
- the LOC100799494 gene encoding receptor-like protein EIX2 isoform X2, with product MVCFTLQISVVLLLLLYAMTFHKGICSTSCNAKDQSALLIFKRGVVDRSNMLSSWSNEEDCCAWKGVQCDNMTGRVTRLDLNQENLEGLSLPSTLNQSLVTPSDTHANFSSLKYLDLSFNEDLHLDNLQWLSQLSSLKYLNLSLISLENETNWLQTMAMHPSLLELRLASCHLKNISPSVKFVNFTSLVTLDLSGNYFDSELPYWIFNLSNDISHIDLSFNTIQGQIPKSLLNLQNLKYLGLDNNEFTGPIPDWLGEHQHLQHLGLIENMFSGSIPSSLGNLTSLNQLTVSSDLLSGNLPNTIGQLFNLRRLYIGGSLSGVLSEKHFSKLFNLESLALNSNFAFDLDPNWIPPFQLHEISLRNTTLGPTIPEWLYTQRTLDILDISYSGISSINADRFWSFVSNIGAILLSHNAISADLTNVTLNSGYIFMSHNNFTGGIPRISTNVSIFDISSNSLSGPISPSLCPKLGREKSLLSYMDLSYNLLTGVVPDCWENWRGLLFLFLNSNKLGGEIPPSMGLLDGLIEMDLQKNNLFGKFSLDMSNFTSLVFINLGENNFSGVLPTKMPKSMQVMILRSNQFAGKIPPETCSLPSLSQLDLSQNKLSGSIPPCVYNITRMDGARAASHFQFSLDLFWKGRELRYEDTGLLKNLDFSTNNLSGEIPPELFSLTEVLFLNLSRNNLMGKIPSKIGGMKNLESLDLSNNHLSGEIPAAISNLSFLSFLNLSYNDFTGQIPLGTQLQSFEAWSYAGNPKLCGLPLTKNCSKEENYDKAKQGGANESQNTSLYLGMGVGFVVGLWGLWGSLVLNRAWRHKYFRLLDRILDWIYVFVALKINKFGELRASSR from the exons aTGGTTTGCTTCACATTACAAATTTCAGTTGTTTTGCTACTTTTGCTATATGCAATGACATTCCACAAAGGCATTTGTAGCACAAGTTGCAATGCAAAGGATCAATCTGCACTGCTAATCTTCAAACGCGGTGTGGTAGACCGTTCCAACATGCTCTCCTCTTGGTCCAATGAAGAAGATTGTTGTGCATGGAAAGGAGTCCAATGTGATAACATGACAGGCAGAGTTACAAGGCTTGATCTGAACCAAGAAAACCTGGAAG GTCTAAGTCTTCCAAGCACCCTCAACCAATCACTAGTCACACCCTCCGATACACATGCTAACTTCTCTAGCCTCAAGTATCTAGACTTGTCCTTTAATGAAGATCTTCATTTGGATAATCTTCAATGGCTTTCTCAACTTTCTTCATTGAAATACCTCAATCTCAGTTTAATTAGTCttgaaaatgaaacaaactGGCTTCAAACTATGGCCATGCATCCTTCTCTTTTGGAGTTGAGATTGGCAAGTTGTCATCTAAAAAATATCAGCCCTTCTGTCAAGTTTGTGAATTTTACTTCACTTGTGACTCTTGACCTGTCTGGGAACTATTTTGACTCTGAATTACCTTATTGGATTTTTAATCTTAGCAATGACATCTCCCATATTGACCTTAGCTTCAATACTATTCAGGGTCAAATACCCAAGAGTTTGTTAAATCTTcaaaatcttaaatatttaGGATTGGATAACAATGAATTTACTGGACCTATTCCAGATTGGTTGGGGGAACATCAACATCTGCAGCATCTTGGTCTGATTGAGAACATGTTTTCCGGTTCCATTCCTTCAAGTCTAGGAAATCTCACATCCTTGAACCAATTAACTGTTAGCTCCGATTTGTTGAGTGGTAATCTTCCAAACACCATTGGCCAACTCTTTAACTTGAGGAGACTATACATTGGAGGTTCCTTGTCTGGTGTTCTATCTGAAAAGCATTTTTCCAAACTCTTCAATTTAGAATCACTTgccttgaattcaaattttgcaTTTGATTTGGATCCCAACTGGATTCCTCCTTTTCAGCTTCATGAAATTAGCTTGAGAAATACAACTCTAGGTCCTACAATTCCAGAATGGCTATACACACAGAGGACACTAGATATTCTAGATATTTCTTACTCCGGAATTTCATCCATAAATGCAGACAGGTTTTGGAGCTTTGTATCCAATATTGGAGCAATTCTCTTGTCCCACAATGCAATTAGTGCTGACTTAACAAATGTCACTCTAAATTCTGGTTACATATTTATGTCTCACAATAATTTCACAGGAGGGATCCCACGTATATCAACAAATGTCTCCATCTTTGATATATCTAGCAATTCCTTGTCTGGACCAATTTCCCCTTCATTGTGTCCTAAATTGGGTAGGGAAAAAAGTTTGTTGAGTTACATGGATTTATCATATAATCTTTTGACTGGAGTAGTTCCTGATTGTTGGGAGAATTGGAGAGGtttacttttccttttcctaaaCAGCAATAAGCTAGGTGGTGAAATCCCCCCATCAATGGGTTTGTTAGATGGACTCATTGAAATGGATCTGCAGAAGAACAACTTGTTTGGTAAGTTTTCACTAGACATGTCAAACTTTACATCATTGGTATTCATCAATCTTGGAGAGAATAATTTTTCTGGAGTTCTACCAACAAAGATGCCAAAGAGCATGCAAGTGATGATATTGAGGTCCAACCAATTTGCTGGCAAGATTCCACCAGAAACATGCAGTCTCCCTTCTCTATCACAACTTGATCTTTCGCAAAACAAACTTTCTGGATCTATTCCTCCTTGTGTCTACAACATTACTCGGATGGATGGTGCAAGAGCTGCGAGTCATTTTCAGTTCAGCCTCGATTTGTTTTGGAAAGGTCGAGAGTTGCGGTATGAAGACACTGGACTGTTGAAAAATCTTGACTTTTCAACAAACAACCTGTCCGGAGAAATCCCGCCTGAACTTTTTAGCCTCACTGAAGTGTTGTTCTTGAACTTGTCTAGAAATAATTTAATGGGAAAGATACCAAGCAAGATTGGTGGCATGAAAAATTTGGAGTCCCTTGATCTCTCCAACAATCATCTTTCAGGGGAAATTCCTGCAGCCATCTCTAATCTTTCTTTCCTAAGTTTTCTCAACCTGTCATACAATGATTTCACTGGACAAATACCATTAGGGACTCAGCTTCAGAGTTTTGAGGCATGGAGCTATGCTGGGAATCCCAAACTTTGTGGACTTCCCTTAACAAAGAATTGCTCTAAGGAAGAAAATTATGACAAGGCAAAGCAAGGAGGAGCAAACGAGTCTCAAAATACGTCACTCTATCTTGGAATGGGAGTTGGCTTTGTTGTCGGCTTATGGGGACTTTGGGGTTCTTTGGTCCTCAATAGAGCATGGAGACACAAGTATTTTCGGTTGCTGGATCGTATTCTAGACTGGATTTATGTGTTTGTAGCTCTCAAGATAAATAAGTTTGGTGAATTAAGGGCAAGTTCTAGATGA
- the LOC100809775 gene encoding probable LRR receptor-like serine/threonine-protein kinase At1g06840 isoform X2, translated as MPVLRIHGYALAVSFCLIIFIAASQRTDPSEVNALIEIKKSLIDTDNNLKNWNKGDPCAANWTGVWCFDKKLDDGNFHVREIYLMTMNLSGSLSPQLGQLSHLEILDFMWNNLTGTIPKEIGNIRSLKLLLLNGNKLSGSLPDELGQLSNLNRFQVDENQLSGPIPESFANMTNVKHLHLNNNSFSGELPSTLSKLSNLMHLLVDNNNLSGHLPPEYSMLDGLAILQLDNNNFSGSEIPSAYANLTRLVKLSLRNCSLQGAIPDFSSIPKLTYLDLSWNQITGPIPSNKVADSMTTFDLSNNRLSGSIPHFLYPHLQKLSLANNLLSGSISANIWLNMSFSAKDKLTIDLQNNSFSDVLGNLNPPENVTLRLSGNPVCNNSNIQSIGQYCGPEADKAAQDSTNSTVCPVQSCPVDFFYEYAPSSPVPCFCAAPLRIGYRLKSPSFSYFAPYRTSFEDYITRSLDLDLYQLSIDSVAWEEGPRLRMYLKLFPSYNDSRSNMFNESEVRRIKGIYSSWHFPRTDFFGPCELLNFTLLGPYANLNIDSEKKNNSLGIKIAAGIAAAASALAISAIIIFLISRRNMKYQKIFRKRMSTNVSIKIDGMKTFTYKELAIATNKFNISTKVGQGGYGNVYKGILSDETFVAVKRAEKGSLQGQKEFLTEIELLSRLHHRNLVSLIGYCNEGEQMLVYEFMPNGTLRDWISGKSRKTKGSLNFSMRLRIAMGAAKGILYLHTEANPPIFHRDIKASNILLDSKFTAKVADFGLSRLVLDLDEEGTAPKYVSTVVKGTPGYLDPEYLLTHKLTDKCDVYSLGIVYLELLTGMQPISHGKNIVREVNTARQSGTIYSIIDSRMGLYPSDCLDKFLTLALRCCQDNPEERPSMLDVVRELEDIIAMLPEPETLLSDIVSLDSSGNIAPPSFASTSASNVTREEQHMSSYVSGSDLVSDVIPTIVPR; from the exons ATGCCGGTTCTGAGAATTCATGGATATGCCTTGGCTGTTTCGTTTTGTCTTATCATCTTCATAGCAGCCTCACAACGAACGGACCCTTCAGAAG TTAATGCGCTGATAGAGATCAAGAAAAGTTTGATTGATACTGACAACAATCTTAAGAACTGGAATAAAGGAGATCCATGTGCAGCAAACTGGACTGGGGTTTGGTGTTTTGATAAGAAGTTGGATGATGGGAACTTCCATGTTCGTGAGAT CTACTTAATGACAATGAATCTCTCGGGAAGTCTATCACCTCAGCTTGGTCAGCTATCCCATCTTGAGATACT GGATTTCATGTGGAACAATCTGACAGGCACAATACCAAAGGAGATTGGAAATATTAGATCACTGAAACTCTT GCTCCTGAATGGTAATAAATTATCTGGTAGTTTACCAGATGAGCTTGGCCAACTTTCTAATTTGAATAGATTCCAAGTGGACGAAAACCAATTGTCAGGTCCTATACCAGAGTCATTTGCCAACATGACCAATGTTAAACACCT TCACTTGAACAACAACTCATTTAGTGGTGAACTTCCATCCACACTTTCAAAGCTATCAAATCTTATGCACTT GCTTGTGGACAACAATAATTTATCTGGCCATCTTCCACCAGAATACTCCATGTTAGATGGATTGGCAATACT CCAGCTTGATAACAACAATTTCAGTGGGAGTGAAATTCCTTCTGCCTATGCAAACCTAACCAGGCTAGTGAAATT AAGTCTACGAAACTGTAGTCTGCAAGGAGCTATTCCTGATTTCAGTTCAATACCCAAGCTTACCTATTT AGATCTTAGCTGGAATCAGATCACTGGACCCATACCATCAAATAAAGTGGCAGACAGTATGACAACTTT TGATCTGTCCAATAATCGTCTCAGCGGATCTATTCCTCACTTCTTGTATCCTCATCTTCAAAAATT GTCACTTGCAAACAATTTACTGTCTGGGTCTATCTCTGCTAACATATGGCTGAACATGTCCTTCAGTGCGAAAGATAAACTTACAAT TGATCTCCAGAACAACTCATTTTCGGATGTTTTGGGAAATCTGAACCCCCCAGAAAATGTTACCTTGAG GCTTTCTGGTAATCCTGTCTGCAATAATTCTAACATACAAAGTATTGGTCAATATTGTGGACCTGAAGCAGATAAGGCAGCCCAAGACTCAACAAATTCAACTGTCTGTCCAGTTCAATCTTGTCCAGTGGATTTCTTTTACGAATATGCCCCCTCTTCCCCAGTTCCTTGCTTTTGTGCAGCACCTCTGAGAATTGGATACAGGCTGAAAAGTCCAAGTTTTTCTTACTTTGCTCCCTATAGAACTAGTTTTGAAGACTATATAACTAGGTCCTTAGACTTAGATCTCTATCAACTATCAATAGATTCAGTTGCTTGGGAAGAGGGAcctcgtcttagaatgtatttgaAACTCTTCCCTTCCTATAATGATTCCCGTTCTAATATGTTCAATGAAAGTGAGGTCCGTCGCATTAAAGGCATATATTCATCATGGCACTTTCCTCGCACTGATTTTTTTGGACCATGTGAACTGCTGAACTTCACTCTTCTTGGACCTTATGCAAATT TAAATATTGATtcggagaagaaaaataatagtttgGGCATAAAAATTGCTGCTGGGATAGCAGCAGCTGCTTCTGCTTTAGCAATATCTGCAATAATCATTTTCCTGATTTCTAGAAGAAATATGAAATACCAGAAGATTTTCAGGAAACGAATGT CTACTAATGTATCTATCAAAATAGATGGCATGAAAACATTTACTTACAAAGAACTGGCTATTGCTACCAACAAATTTAATATCTCAACTAAAGTTGGCCAAGGAGGATATGGGAATGTCTATAAAGGCATTTTATCTGATGAAACTTTTGTGGCTGTTAAGCGAGCAGAAAAAGGTTCCTTACAAGGACAAAAGGAGTTTCTGACTGAGATTGAGCTTTTGTCAAGGTTACACCATCGAAATCTTGTCTCGCTGATTGGATACTGTAATGAAGGAGAGCAG ATGCTGGTTTATGAATTCATGCCCAATGGCACCCTAAGGGACTGGATTTCTG GTAAAAGTAGAAAAACCAAGGGAAGCCTAAATTTTAGTATGAGGTTGAGAATTGCAATGGGAGCAGCCAAAGGCATACTGTATCTGCATACAGAGGCTAACCCTCCTATATTCCACAGAGATATTAAAGCCAGTAACATTCTTCTGGACTCCAAGTTTACAGCTAAAGTGGCCGATTTTGGACTGTCACGGCTTGTACTAGACTTAGATGAAGAAGGAACTGCTCCTAAATATGTGTCAACAGTTGTGAAAGGAACTCCA GGTTACCTAGACCCAGAATATTTGTTGACTCATAAGCTGACTGACAAATGTGATGTCTATAGCCTGGGAATTGTGTATCTGGAGCTTTTGACAGGCATGCAACCAATATCACATGGGAAAAACATTGTCCGCGAg GTTAATACGGCTCGTCAATCTGGCACAATATATTCCATCATAGACAGCAGAATGGGGTTATATCCATCCGATTGCTTGGACAAGTTTTTAACTCTGGCCCTCAGATGTTGCCAAGACAATCCAGAGGAGAGGCCATCAATGCTAGATGTCGTGAGGGAACTGGAAGATATCATTGCAATGTTGCCTGAACCTGAAACTCTTTTATCAGATATTGTTAGCTTAGACAGTTCTGGTAACATAGCACCCCCATCATTTGCATCAACATCAGCATCAAATGTGACAAGGGAGGAGCAACACATGTCCTCATATGTTTCAGGAAGTGATCTTGTCAGTGATGTCATTCCCACCATTGTTCCTCGCTGA
- the LOC100809775 gene encoding probable LRR receptor-like serine/threonine-protein kinase At1g06840 isoform X1 has translation MPVLRIHGYALAVSFCLIIFIAASQRTDPSEVNALIEIKKSLIDTDNNLKNWNKGDPCAANWTGVWCFDKKLDDGNFHVREIYLMTMNLSGSLSPQLGQLSHLEILDFMWNNLTGTIPKEIGNIRSLKLLLLNGNKLSGSLPDELGQLSNLNRFQVDENQLSGPIPESFANMTNVKHLHLNNNSFSGELPSTLSKLSNLMHLLVDNNNLSGHLPPEYSMLDGLAILQLDNNNFSGSEIPSAYANLTRLVKLSLRNCSLQGAIPDFSSIPKLTYLDLSWNQITGPIPSNKVADSMTTFDLSNNRLSGSIPHFLYPHLQKLSLANNLLSGSISANIWLNMSFSAKDKLTIDLQNNSFSDVLGNLNPPENVTLRLSGNPVCNNSNIQSIGQYCGPEADKAAQDSTNSTVCPVQSCPVDFFYEYAPSSPVPCFCAAPLRIGYRLKSPSFSYFAPYRTSFEDYITRSLDLDLYQLSIDSVAWEEGPRLRMYLKLFPSYNDSRSNMFNESEVRRIKGIYSSWHFPRTDFFGPCELLNFTLLGPYANLNIDSEKKNNSLGIKIAAGIAAAASALAISAIIIFLISRRNMKYQKIFRKRMSTNVSIKIDGMKTFTYKELAIATNKFNISTKVGQGGYGNVYKGILSDETFVAVKRAEKGSLQGQKEFLTEIELLSRLHHRNLVSLIGYCNEGEQMLVYEFMPNGTLRDWISAGKSRKTKGSLNFSMRLRIAMGAAKGILYLHTEANPPIFHRDIKASNILLDSKFTAKVADFGLSRLVLDLDEEGTAPKYVSTVVKGTPGYLDPEYLLTHKLTDKCDVYSLGIVYLELLTGMQPISHGKNIVREVNTARQSGTIYSIIDSRMGLYPSDCLDKFLTLALRCCQDNPEERPSMLDVVRELEDIIAMLPEPETLLSDIVSLDSSGNIAPPSFASTSASNVTREEQHMSSYVSGSDLVSDVIPTIVPR, from the exons ATGCCGGTTCTGAGAATTCATGGATATGCCTTGGCTGTTTCGTTTTGTCTTATCATCTTCATAGCAGCCTCACAACGAACGGACCCTTCAGAAG TTAATGCGCTGATAGAGATCAAGAAAAGTTTGATTGATACTGACAACAATCTTAAGAACTGGAATAAAGGAGATCCATGTGCAGCAAACTGGACTGGGGTTTGGTGTTTTGATAAGAAGTTGGATGATGGGAACTTCCATGTTCGTGAGAT CTACTTAATGACAATGAATCTCTCGGGAAGTCTATCACCTCAGCTTGGTCAGCTATCCCATCTTGAGATACT GGATTTCATGTGGAACAATCTGACAGGCACAATACCAAAGGAGATTGGAAATATTAGATCACTGAAACTCTT GCTCCTGAATGGTAATAAATTATCTGGTAGTTTACCAGATGAGCTTGGCCAACTTTCTAATTTGAATAGATTCCAAGTGGACGAAAACCAATTGTCAGGTCCTATACCAGAGTCATTTGCCAACATGACCAATGTTAAACACCT TCACTTGAACAACAACTCATTTAGTGGTGAACTTCCATCCACACTTTCAAAGCTATCAAATCTTATGCACTT GCTTGTGGACAACAATAATTTATCTGGCCATCTTCCACCAGAATACTCCATGTTAGATGGATTGGCAATACT CCAGCTTGATAACAACAATTTCAGTGGGAGTGAAATTCCTTCTGCCTATGCAAACCTAACCAGGCTAGTGAAATT AAGTCTACGAAACTGTAGTCTGCAAGGAGCTATTCCTGATTTCAGTTCAATACCCAAGCTTACCTATTT AGATCTTAGCTGGAATCAGATCACTGGACCCATACCATCAAATAAAGTGGCAGACAGTATGACAACTTT TGATCTGTCCAATAATCGTCTCAGCGGATCTATTCCTCACTTCTTGTATCCTCATCTTCAAAAATT GTCACTTGCAAACAATTTACTGTCTGGGTCTATCTCTGCTAACATATGGCTGAACATGTCCTTCAGTGCGAAAGATAAACTTACAAT TGATCTCCAGAACAACTCATTTTCGGATGTTTTGGGAAATCTGAACCCCCCAGAAAATGTTACCTTGAG GCTTTCTGGTAATCCTGTCTGCAATAATTCTAACATACAAAGTATTGGTCAATATTGTGGACCTGAAGCAGATAAGGCAGCCCAAGACTCAACAAATTCAACTGTCTGTCCAGTTCAATCTTGTCCAGTGGATTTCTTTTACGAATATGCCCCCTCTTCCCCAGTTCCTTGCTTTTGTGCAGCACCTCTGAGAATTGGATACAGGCTGAAAAGTCCAAGTTTTTCTTACTTTGCTCCCTATAGAACTAGTTTTGAAGACTATATAACTAGGTCCTTAGACTTAGATCTCTATCAACTATCAATAGATTCAGTTGCTTGGGAAGAGGGAcctcgtcttagaatgtatttgaAACTCTTCCCTTCCTATAATGATTCCCGTTCTAATATGTTCAATGAAAGTGAGGTCCGTCGCATTAAAGGCATATATTCATCATGGCACTTTCCTCGCACTGATTTTTTTGGACCATGTGAACTGCTGAACTTCACTCTTCTTGGACCTTATGCAAATT TAAATATTGATtcggagaagaaaaataatagtttgGGCATAAAAATTGCTGCTGGGATAGCAGCAGCTGCTTCTGCTTTAGCAATATCTGCAATAATCATTTTCCTGATTTCTAGAAGAAATATGAAATACCAGAAGATTTTCAGGAAACGAATGT CTACTAATGTATCTATCAAAATAGATGGCATGAAAACATTTACTTACAAAGAACTGGCTATTGCTACCAACAAATTTAATATCTCAACTAAAGTTGGCCAAGGAGGATATGGGAATGTCTATAAAGGCATTTTATCTGATGAAACTTTTGTGGCTGTTAAGCGAGCAGAAAAAGGTTCCTTACAAGGACAAAAGGAGTTTCTGACTGAGATTGAGCTTTTGTCAAGGTTACACCATCGAAATCTTGTCTCGCTGATTGGATACTGTAATGAAGGAGAGCAG ATGCTGGTTTATGAATTCATGCCCAATGGCACCCTAAGGGACTGGATTTCTG CAGGTAAAAGTAGAAAAACCAAGGGAAGCCTAAATTTTAGTATGAGGTTGAGAATTGCAATGGGAGCAGCCAAAGGCATACTGTATCTGCATACAGAGGCTAACCCTCCTATATTCCACAGAGATATTAAAGCCAGTAACATTCTTCTGGACTCCAAGTTTACAGCTAAAGTGGCCGATTTTGGACTGTCACGGCTTGTACTAGACTTAGATGAAGAAGGAACTGCTCCTAAATATGTGTCAACAGTTGTGAAAGGAACTCCA GGTTACCTAGACCCAGAATATTTGTTGACTCATAAGCTGACTGACAAATGTGATGTCTATAGCCTGGGAATTGTGTATCTGGAGCTTTTGACAGGCATGCAACCAATATCACATGGGAAAAACATTGTCCGCGAg GTTAATACGGCTCGTCAATCTGGCACAATATATTCCATCATAGACAGCAGAATGGGGTTATATCCATCCGATTGCTTGGACAAGTTTTTAACTCTGGCCCTCAGATGTTGCCAAGACAATCCAGAGGAGAGGCCATCAATGCTAGATGTCGTGAGGGAACTGGAAGATATCATTGCAATGTTGCCTGAACCTGAAACTCTTTTATCAGATATTGTTAGCTTAGACAGTTCTGGTAACATAGCACCCCCATCATTTGCATCAACATCAGCATCAAATGTGACAAGGGAGGAGCAACACATGTCCTCATATGTTTCAGGAAGTGATCTTGTCAGTGATGTCATTCCCACCATTGTTCCTCGCTGA